Proteins co-encoded in one Rhodococcus sp. PAMC28707 genomic window:
- a CDS encoding LLM class F420-dependent oxidoreductase, with the protein MHIGTTLNYSGGFKETVAEVEELEKSGLDIIFVPEAYSFDAVSQLGFLAAKTSTIKIASGIFQIYTRTPSLTAMTAAGLDYVSDGRFVLGLGASGPQVVEGFHGVKYDAPIARTREVIEICRQVWRREKVVHQGKHYQIPLPADKGTGLGKPLKLINHPVREKIPVVIAALGPKNVELTAEIAEGWQPIFYFPEKADQVWGDALSAGKAKRDPSLGDLEVFASPTLAIGEDAEKYLPWVKPHLALYIGGMGAKGKNFYNDLARRYGYEAEAEKIQDLYLAGKKEEATAAVPDELVRAINLIGPESYVKERVAAFAEAGVTTLNVQPLAENTAGRVAQLTALRALTD; encoded by the coding sequence ATGCATATCGGAACCACGCTCAACTACTCGGGCGGATTCAAAGAAACCGTGGCCGAGGTAGAAGAACTCGAGAAGTCGGGCCTCGATATCATCTTCGTTCCCGAGGCATACTCCTTCGACGCTGTCAGCCAACTCGGCTTTCTGGCGGCGAAGACGTCGACGATCAAGATCGCGTCGGGCATCTTCCAGATCTACACCCGCACACCATCGTTGACCGCGATGACTGCGGCCGGCCTCGACTACGTCTCCGACGGTCGCTTCGTTCTCGGCCTCGGCGCGTCCGGCCCCCAGGTCGTCGAGGGTTTCCACGGCGTCAAGTACGACGCACCCATCGCCCGGACCCGCGAGGTCATCGAGATCTGCCGTCAGGTGTGGCGTCGCGAGAAGGTCGTCCACCAGGGCAAGCATTACCAAATCCCCTTGCCTGCAGACAAGGGTACCGGCCTGGGTAAGCCGCTAAAATTGATCAATCATCCTGTGCGCGAGAAGATCCCGGTAGTCATCGCTGCACTCGGACCCAAGAACGTCGAGCTCACCGCAGAAATCGCCGAGGGCTGGCAGCCGATCTTCTACTTCCCGGAAAAAGCGGACCAGGTGTGGGGAGACGCGCTGAGCGCAGGCAAGGCCAAGCGAGACCCGTCCCTGGGCGACCTGGAGGTCTTCGCAAGTCCGACACTCGCCATCGGCGAGGACGCTGAGAAGTATCTCCCGTGGGTCAAGCCTCACCTCGCCCTGTACATCGGCGGAATGGGAGCCAAGGGAAAGAACTTCTACAACGACCTCGCTCGACGATACGGTTACGAAGCCGAGGCCGAGAAGATTCAGGACCTGTATCTGGCAGGCAAGAAGGAAGAAGCAACTGCTGCGGTGCCCGACGAGCTCGTGCGCGCCATCAACCTGATCGGGCCGGAAAGCTACGTCAAGGAACGCGTCGCGGCATTCGCCGAGGCCGGTGTCACCACACTGAACGTCCAACCTCTGGCTGAAAACACCGCAGGTCGTGTCGCACAGTTGACCGCGCTTCGTGCTCTGACGGACTGA
- the glmM gene encoding phosphoglucosamine mutase, translating to MTRLFGTDGVRGLANGLLTPELAVKVARAAATVLTQASATERPVAVVGRDPRASGEMLAAAVTAGLTASGVDVLDVGVLPTPAVAYLTSVRGAQLGVMISASHNPMPDNGIKIFSAGGHKLDDDVEDRIETLVAGDGAMPAPTGSGIGRVRVMTGAAEEYAAHLGTALSIRLDGVTVVVDCANGAASAVAPSVYAAAGARVIAINADPDGLNINDGCGSTHLEELQAAVVSHGADLGIAHDGDADRCLAVDASGRIVDGDAIMAILAIGMKESGELTDNTLVATVMSNLGLHIAMRAADIDVRTTAVGDRYVLEDLRAGGYALGGEQSGHVVIPGFGTTGDGTLTALRIMGRMAETGRTLGDLASTMTILPQVLINVKVSDKAAVATAPAVLEGVAEVERMLGDTGRVLLRPSGTEQLVRVMVEAAEPDLARRLAEELANRVGQV from the coding sequence ATGACTCGACTTTTCGGTACCGATGGTGTGCGGGGGCTGGCCAACGGCTTGTTGACTCCGGAGTTGGCGGTGAAGGTGGCCAGGGCTGCCGCAACCGTATTGACGCAGGCTTCAGCGACGGAACGCCCCGTCGCGGTGGTGGGTCGCGATCCGCGAGCAAGTGGTGAGATGCTCGCAGCTGCGGTGACCGCAGGCCTGACGGCGTCGGGAGTCGACGTGCTCGACGTCGGGGTTCTCCCGACACCTGCCGTTGCGTACCTGACATCGGTGCGCGGTGCGCAACTGGGTGTCATGATCTCTGCGTCTCATAATCCGATGCCGGACAACGGAATCAAGATTTTCTCGGCAGGCGGACACAAGCTCGACGACGACGTCGAAGATCGAATCGAGACCCTCGTAGCCGGAGATGGTGCCATGCCCGCACCCACAGGTTCGGGTATCGGCCGCGTCCGAGTGATGACGGGTGCCGCCGAGGAATATGCGGCGCATCTCGGCACGGCATTGTCGATTCGGCTCGACGGCGTCACCGTTGTCGTCGATTGTGCGAACGGTGCTGCGTCCGCAGTCGCACCCTCGGTGTACGCGGCAGCGGGAGCGAGGGTGATCGCGATCAACGCGGACCCGGACGGCCTCAATATCAACGACGGCTGCGGATCCACGCACCTGGAAGAGCTACAGGCAGCCGTGGTTTCCCATGGAGCCGACTTGGGCATCGCTCACGACGGTGACGCCGATCGATGCCTCGCCGTCGACGCCTCTGGACGCATTGTCGACGGCGATGCAATCATGGCGATACTGGCCATCGGAATGAAGGAATCCGGCGAGCTCACCGATAACACGCTGGTAGCCACGGTCATGAGCAATCTCGGTTTGCACATCGCGATGCGAGCCGCTGATATCGACGTGCGCACCACAGCAGTAGGCGACCGGTATGTTCTCGAGGATTTGAGAGCTGGGGGCTACGCCTTGGGTGGCGAGCAAAGTGGCCACGTTGTGATTCCCGGTTTCGGGACCACCGGTGATGGAACCCTCACCGCGCTGCGAATTATGGGGCGAATGGCCGAGACCGGTCGTACTTTGGGCGATCTGGCCTCGACAATGACCATTCTTCCGCAGGTGCTCATCAACGTGAAGGTATCGGACAAGGCAGCTGTGGCGACGGCGCCTGCGGTGCTCGAAGGTGTGGCCGAGGTCGAGCGAATGTTGGGGGATACAGGTCGAGTCTTGTTGCGGCCCAGCGGCACCGAGCAGTTGGTGCGGGTGATGGTGGAGGCGGCCGAGCCGGACCTCGCCCGGCGACTCGCCGAGGAGTTGGCGAATCGGGTCGGGCAGGTCTGA
- a CDS encoding recombinase family protein — MTIERAVIYARVSSDQSGTGRSVTEQLADCRAECARNGWPIGEEVTDVDIGASEWSGKDRPGFRQLFQVLRRGDVLVVWELSRLSRNDDDRAAIASFCKPLGIPWHSGGRTYDPTDADDAFTLDIGHAVSKKESAQTRARIIRALKANAADGKWHGRTVYGYRAVRDPGTGKITARVPDEVTAPIVREAAERILKGDSQRSIALDFTARGLLTSNGSARWQGFTIRTMLLRPVYAGLRVHNGVVVQGNWEPILSPDEFARLGAVLTDPARPQILSRGTAPKYLLSGIALCGTCQRPLYKHMNHKRPIYKCMSSPSHMARELSKVDGVVIAEMLRAIEQYRVELFFRDAETDHDVEPTAVSDVGDHLAKARELQQRLDAVYDEVAEGKVSAAALARIEARLLPQIETAKEAARSAARVSDPSAKVLNTPAEDLWASWTLDEQRDFVRSAAEIVVMPGAGRVFDPSLVQVTLRKNLRQRPEGFEHYEP; from the coding sequence ATGACCATCGAGCGCGCCGTGATCTACGCCAGGGTGTCTTCCGACCAGTCCGGAACCGGTAGATCGGTCACCGAGCAACTGGCCGACTGCCGGGCAGAGTGCGCTCGTAATGGCTGGCCGATCGGCGAGGAAGTGACCGACGTCGATATCGGCGCCTCCGAGTGGTCGGGCAAGGATCGGCCAGGGTTCCGGCAGTTGTTCCAGGTGCTTCGTCGTGGTGATGTGCTGGTCGTGTGGGAGCTGTCGAGGCTGTCCAGGAACGACGACGACCGAGCAGCCATAGCTTCGTTCTGTAAGCCTCTGGGGATCCCCTGGCACTCAGGAGGGCGCACCTACGATCCGACCGACGCCGACGACGCGTTCACCCTCGACATCGGCCACGCGGTCTCCAAGAAGGAGTCGGCCCAGACTCGCGCCCGAATCATCCGAGCGTTGAAAGCCAACGCCGCAGACGGGAAGTGGCACGGCAGGACTGTCTACGGATATCGAGCTGTCCGAGATCCAGGCACCGGCAAGATCACAGCCCGTGTGCCCGACGAAGTCACAGCCCCGATCGTTCGTGAAGCAGCCGAGCGCATCCTTAAGGGTGACTCTCAGCGATCGATCGCTCTCGACTTCACAGCCCGAGGATTGCTCACCTCGAACGGCTCGGCTCGCTGGCAAGGCTTTACGATCCGAACGATGTTGTTGCGCCCTGTCTATGCCGGGCTCCGAGTACACAATGGTGTTGTGGTGCAGGGCAATTGGGAACCGATCCTCTCACCGGACGAGTTCGCCAGACTAGGCGCTGTTCTCACCGATCCCGCTCGGCCACAGATACTTTCACGCGGCACGGCTCCCAAATACTTGCTATCGGGCATCGCTTTGTGTGGAACCTGCCAGCGCCCGTTGTACAAGCATATGAACCACAAGAGACCGATCTACAAGTGCATGTCGAGCCCTAGTCATATGGCGCGTGAGCTGTCGAAGGTAGACGGTGTGGTGATAGCCGAAATGCTCCGAGCCATCGAACAGTATCGAGTCGAGTTGTTCTTCCGTGATGCCGAGACCGACCACGACGTGGAACCGACCGCTGTCTCCGACGTGGGCGACCATCTCGCGAAGGCCCGAGAGCTACAGCAGAGGCTCGATGCCGTATACGACGAAGTGGCCGAGGGCAAAGTCTCCGCAGCAGCGCTGGCGCGGATCGAAGCCCGTCTACTCCCCCAGATAGAGACCGCCAAAGAAGCCGCTCGGAGCGCCGCCAGAGTCTCAGATCCGAGTGCAAAGGTGCTGAACACACCTGCCGAGGATCTGTGGGCCTCCTGGACGCTGGACGAGCAAAGGGACTTCGTCCGATCTGCCGCCGAGATCGTGGTGATGCCTGGCGCTGGTCGAGTGTTCGATCCGAGCTTGGTCCAGGTGACTCTCCGAAAGAACCTACGCCAGCGGCCCGAGGGGTTCGAACATTACGAGCCGTGA
- the rplM gene encoding 50S ribosomal protein L13 translates to MSTYSPKAGDTTRTWHVIDATDVVLGRLAVQAANLLRGKHKPTYAANVDGGDFVVIINAEKVAISGNKRDGKLLYHHSGHPGGLKSRTVGEVLDRTPDRLVEKAVIGMIPKNKLGSAIAGKLKVYAGPNHPHTAQQPVPFEIKQVSQ, encoded by the coding sequence GTGTCTACATACAGCCCTAAGGCCGGGGACACCACCCGGACTTGGCATGTGATCGACGCTACGGACGTTGTACTGGGTCGGCTCGCCGTCCAGGCAGCAAACTTGCTCCGTGGCAAGCACAAGCCCACCTATGCAGCCAACGTCGACGGTGGCGACTTCGTCGTCATCATCAACGCGGAGAAGGTTGCCATCAGCGGTAACAAGCGCGATGGCAAGCTCCTCTACCACCACTCCGGCCACCCGGGCGGTTTGAAGTCGCGCACGGTCGGCGAGGTTCTCGACAGGACCCCTGATCGCCTCGTGGAAAAAGCCGTCATCGGCATGATCCCCAAGAACAAGCTCGGCAGTGCCATCGCGGGCAAGCTGAAGGTCTACGCGGGACCGAACCACCCGCATACAGCTCAGCAGCCCGTTCCGTTCGAGATCAAGCAGGTGTCCCAGTGA
- a CDS encoding HK97 family phage prohead protease, whose translation MHSNLVHRTTPLRLELRSDAVDERIIAGIAAPFDSPAEIDSYEGRFTEVIRRGAFAKTISERGDRVKLLGLHNRQTMPLGRAVLLEERSEGLYAEFRISQTQAGSEALELVRDGTLDQLSIGFRAISEVWDRTRSKRTLTEIALSEVSLVLEGAYGAAAAVTGSRSADGHTLTPEAMALRLRLLDI comes from the coding sequence ATGCACTCCAATCTAGTTCACCGCACCACACCTCTCAGGCTAGAGCTACGCTCAGACGCTGTCGACGAGCGCATCATCGCAGGTATCGCAGCACCTTTCGACTCACCGGCCGAGATCGATTCGTACGAGGGTCGTTTCACCGAGGTCATCCGCAGAGGCGCTTTCGCCAAGACGATTTCCGAGCGGGGCGACCGCGTCAAGCTTCTCGGACTTCACAATCGGCAGACGATGCCACTAGGCCGCGCTGTCTTGCTCGAAGAGCGCTCCGAAGGCTTGTATGCCGAGTTCCGGATCTCCCAGACGCAAGCAGGCTCCGAGGCTTTGGAGCTAGTGCGCGACGGCACACTCGACCAGCTTTCGATCGGCTTCCGAGCGATCTCCGAAGTGTGGGACAGGACCCGCTCGAAGCGCACCTTGACCGAGATCGCTCTGTCCGAGGTCTCTCTGGTCCTAGAAGGTGCCTACGGAGCTGCAGCAGCGGTCACCGGATCACGCAGTGCGGACGGACACACACTCACTCCCGAGGCTATGGCTTTACGTCTACGCCTACTTGACATTTAA
- the rpsI gene encoding 30S ribosomal protein S9, which translates to MTAPEGNDVTSQENTEEVVEIAADEFVAVEEPEVVGEIEAAAAAPAPILFDRPIQTVGRRKEAVARVRFSSGSGGFKLNGRSLEDYFPNKVHQQLIKAPLVLVDRAESFDIVALLHGGGPSGQAGALRLAIARALIELTPEDRPPLKAAGFLTRDARSVERKKYGLKKARKASQYSKR; encoded by the coding sequence GTGACGGCGCCGGAGGGAAATGACGTGACGTCCCAGGAGAACACCGAAGAGGTCGTCGAGATCGCCGCGGACGAGTTCGTGGCTGTCGAAGAGCCCGAGGTAGTCGGGGAGATCGAAGCCGCTGCTGCAGCGCCTGCACCGATCCTGTTCGATCGCCCGATCCAGACGGTCGGTCGTCGTAAGGAAGCCGTCGCTCGCGTCCGGTTCTCCTCGGGCAGCGGTGGGTTCAAGCTCAACGGCCGCAGCCTCGAAGACTACTTCCCGAACAAGGTGCACCAGCAGCTGATCAAGGCTCCGTTGGTCCTCGTCGATCGGGCAGAGTCCTTCGACATCGTCGCCCTGCTTCACGGTGGCGGCCCGTCCGGACAGGCGGGCGCCTTGCGTCTGGCTATCGCGCGCGCCCTCATCGAGCTCACCCCGGAAGACCGTCCGCCCCTCAAGGCTGCCGGCTTCCTCACGCGTGATGCGCGTTCGGTGGAGCGCAAGAAGTACGGTCTGAAGAAGGCACGTAAGGCGTCGCAGTACTCCAAGCGCTGA
- a CDS encoding type VII secretion target: protein MCDELDIDAEAVGAVTGAFVDTAQAIASAAEIASGLTFGPAVAGRNYGDLGVRIGAAGGRVGSSLRRWSEASEDNADRLRIAVDGYRFVDDALSTSLHDPRIESTR from the coding sequence ATGTGTGACGAATTGGATATCGATGCGGAGGCAGTCGGTGCTGTAACCGGAGCTTTCGTCGACACTGCCCAGGCGATTGCGTCGGCTGCCGAGATTGCTAGCGGGCTCACTTTCGGTCCGGCGGTCGCCGGCCGGAACTACGGCGACCTCGGTGTGCGCATTGGAGCGGCCGGCGGACGTGTGGGGTCGTCGCTACGACGCTGGAGTGAGGCGTCCGAGGACAACGCCGACCGGCTCCGTATCGCCGTCGATGGATATCGATTTGTCGACGATGCGCTGTCGACGTCCCTGCACGATCCCCGAATCGAATCGACCCGATGA